The Fimbriimonas ginsengisoli Gsoil 348 genome window below encodes:
- a CDS encoding alkaline phosphatase family protein: protein MLALLIAALAAQSPQLPLFAPAGLDPARVVPGGTSILPNGRLLTPGGERLYTGEDLWHITVNPSGDSVIGFNDGGLTSHSGFRSGVRVRKAVAVKGLAPAGRFTPDGQKLVVSLGDDGAIGILDPFSFERAKTIDLNVGGVKDTYIVDLLLTKDGETAYALDVANQQLVTVDLKAGVVRDRKKAGRQPYALAMNEDGTRIYVANIGLFDYSVVGSVVGGKPKGISRPPYEFPGKESEDGVEFEGKKIPGLGSPLVPDAQSISMYSVSGGIPSFVKSAKSGLLIHAPADSGKAVGGSAPNALLVRGGRLYVSNANSDTVQVFDGSDLKTLSTFRLTPTPLVSRLRGVIPSGMAMDKAGKRLYVCESGLNAVAVLDPRSGKVLGQIPTGWFPMEVTLWEDQFLLIADQKGIGRGPRGPLSGRPANDDRTGLPDMPGMIHRVPVPTDAELPELTQKVLANNGLVPSHRPLPNFPKEIEYVVFITKENHTFDGIFGGMKGVEGQPEYAQFGMNGWIAEKGRSERLPIMPNHIRLAEQFGISDNFYMEPQASGDGHRWLVGVYPSLWSTRLFYAGWDFRLNNDAKGRLVPYGSNGSQIPEDYLENGSLWEHLDRNKISFRNYGEGFEFPGVGEDEPESRTGAVEVVNYPMPKALMSNTCFDFPIFNTNIPDIARVDWFKEDIEKNYRSKGKPLPKFINIALCNDHGDRARLAAGYPYVCSYMADNDLALGRTVEYLSHTPEWKKMAIFVTQDDSGGDNDHIDRHRSFVLAISPYAKRGYVAHEHTSIMSIIRSIYSIFGLGPNNLFDAMATPLDEMFTTTPDFTPYTHVPVDPRVFKPEATMDPSDPTFKKRRGLKSVRMDDPKFLDWMNNRGK, encoded by the coding sequence CGAACGGCCGTCTGCTTACGCCAGGGGGAGAGCGGCTCTACACCGGCGAGGATCTTTGGCACATCACGGTTAACCCATCCGGCGACAGCGTCATCGGGTTCAACGACGGTGGGCTGACCTCGCACAGCGGGTTTCGTAGCGGCGTCCGCGTTCGCAAAGCGGTGGCGGTCAAGGGACTGGCTCCTGCGGGGCGGTTCACGCCGGACGGGCAAAAGCTCGTCGTGTCGCTCGGCGACGACGGCGCCATCGGCATCCTCGACCCGTTCAGCTTCGAAAGGGCAAAAACGATCGACCTGAACGTCGGCGGGGTGAAAGACACCTACATCGTCGACTTGCTTCTCACGAAAGACGGGGAGACCGCTTACGCGCTTGACGTTGCCAACCAGCAGCTTGTCACCGTCGACCTCAAAGCCGGAGTCGTTCGCGACCGCAAGAAAGCGGGACGGCAGCCATACGCCCTCGCGATGAACGAGGACGGAACCCGGATCTACGTGGCCAATATCGGCCTATTCGACTACTCGGTCGTGGGCAGCGTCGTGGGTGGCAAGCCAAAGGGAATCAGCCGCCCCCCTTATGAGTTTCCCGGCAAAGAGAGCGAGGACGGGGTCGAGTTCGAAGGAAAGAAGATCCCCGGCCTCGGCAGCCCGTTGGTTCCGGATGCGCAGTCGATCTCCATGTACTCGGTGAGCGGCGGGATTCCGAGCTTCGTCAAGAGCGCCAAGAGCGGCCTCCTCATCCATGCTCCCGCGGATAGCGGCAAAGCCGTGGGCGGAAGCGCGCCGAACGCTCTCCTGGTTCGAGGCGGCCGCCTCTATGTGAGCAACGCGAACAGCGACACCGTCCAGGTCTTCGACGGAAGCGACCTCAAGACCCTTTCCACATTCCGCCTCACCCCCACCCCGTTGGTCTCCCGGTTAAGGGGCGTCATCCCGAGCGGAATGGCGATGGACAAAGCGGGTAAGCGGCTTTACGTTTGCGAGAGCGGACTCAATGCGGTCGCGGTTCTAGATCCTCGCAGCGGCAAAGTCCTCGGACAAATTCCCACCGGCTGGTTCCCCATGGAGGTCACCCTTTGGGAGGACCAGTTCCTGCTGATCGCCGACCAGAAGGGGATCGGGCGCGGACCGCGCGGACCGCTAAGCGGCCGCCCCGCGAACGACGACCGAACCGGCCTGCCCGATATGCCCGGCATGATTCATCGCGTGCCGGTTCCCACCGACGCCGAGCTCCCCGAGCTCACGCAAAAGGTGCTGGCCAACAACGGCCTGGTGCCCAGCCATCGCCCCCTGCCCAACTTCCCCAAGGAAATCGAATACGTGGTCTTCATCACGAAGGAGAACCACACCTTCGACGGCATCTTCGGTGGGATGAAGGGGGTCGAAGGTCAGCCGGAATACGCGCAATTCGGCATGAACGGCTGGATCGCCGAGAAAGGGAGGAGCGAGCGGCTTCCGATCATGCCGAACCATATCCGCCTCGCCGAGCAGTTCGGCATCAGCGATAACTTCTACATGGAGCCTCAGGCGAGCGGCGACGGCCACCGCTGGCTCGTCGGCGTCTATCCGTCGTTGTGGAGCACGCGGCTGTTCTACGCAGGATGGGATTTCCGTTTGAACAATGATGCCAAGGGACGCCTCGTCCCGTACGGCTCGAACGGATCGCAGATTCCGGAGGACTACTTGGAGAACGGCTCCCTTTGGGAGCACCTCGACCGGAACAAGATCTCTTTCCGGAACTACGGCGAAGGGTTCGAGTTTCCAGGCGTCGGCGAAGACGAACCCGAGAGCCGAACCGGCGCGGTCGAGGTGGTCAACTACCCGATGCCGAAGGCGCTCATGAGCAACACCTGCTTCGATTTCCCGATCTTCAACACCAACATCCCGGACATCGCTCGAGTCGACTGGTTCAAAGAAGATATCGAGAAGAACTACCGCAGCAAAGGGAAACCGCTTCCCAAGTTCATCAACATTGCCCTCTGCAACGACCACGGCGACCGCGCCCGACTGGCCGCCGGCTACCCGTACGTCTGCAGCTACATGGCCGACAACGACTTAGCCTTGGGCCGGACCGTGGAGTACCTCTCCCACACTCCCGAGTGGAAAAAGATGGCGATCTTCGTCACCCAAGACGATTCCGGCGGAGACAACGATCATATCGACCGGCACCGCAGCTTCGTCCTCGCGATCTCCCCCTACGCGAAGCGAGGTTACGTCGCCCACGAGCACACCAGCATCATGTCGATCATCCGATCGATCTACTCGATCTTCGGCCTCGGCCCCAACAACCTCTTCGACGCGATGGCGACGCCGCTCGACGAGATGTTCACCACCACCCCCGACTTCACCCCCTACACCCACGTCCCGGTCGACCCACGGGTCTTCAAGCCCGAGGCTACGATGGACCCGTCCGACCCAACCTTCAAAAAGCGGCGCGGCCTAAAAAGCGTCCGAATGGACGACCCCAAGTTCCTCGACTGGATGAACAACCGAGGGAAATAG
- a CDS encoding NB-ARC domain-containing protein: MSTEKQKHAEGSMRTLIETTHGVESVALVGEGVKELLEHDGLLDAVNEFLSNAALPTIGTLSVAVPGLHVVTPLIAFLLYRKAKRKQAASAEERRRFEEEERAEHGRIVSYLQALSDPALRADEARAREQIRYLVGSAAKKEDVWDVSQKLDRLLTLSREQVNAIEAAPVPADFSSFLHELPTLVDEIAGLREDVKAVAAKQDEQLRILRKLQPAPTADWRIPVPSAYFTGQDRYLEDLRKILDAGETGGITQPTGLRGFGGIGKTELALAYAQRNRDRYDIGYFIVAESLSALDFGLAKIADPKLSNEATQEQIGPLKAEALHKLGRTERALIVFDNVDEIVGTGEFQQVLAALPQAHVLLTCRHRGMGDHIRELEITKMDVSVGALYVLRLGLGNEKAGPWEWNEFSDSDREHARLIAEELDGLPLALHHAGSAIRSEGLTVAEFLADYRNNRVRILGNRGKPTATTHPDSAQVTVIRALERLRENDPAAAELVLCCAFLAPDAISEDLFTKKMVTMREPLASDLARFAAIRSAALASALIERVPTDGRLVIHRVTQAVLQDSDHVDAASRLGEITNNAVINLYRAGRYRDAIAHAEFASSERTRLLGDTTRTPSRA, from the coding sequence ATGAGTACCGAGAAGCAGAAGCACGCCGAGGGGTCGATGCGCACCCTGATCGAGACGACGCACGGCGTCGAATCGGTGGCGCTGGTCGGCGAGGGAGTTAAAGAACTGCTGGAACACGACGGCCTCCTCGACGCCGTCAACGAATTCTTGTCGAACGCCGCCCTCCCCACCATCGGCACCCTTTCGGTCGCCGTCCCTGGGCTCCACGTGGTCACCCCTCTTATCGCCTTTCTGCTGTACCGAAAGGCTAAACGAAAGCAGGCGGCGTCAGCGGAAGAGAGGCGGCGCTTTGAGGAAGAGGAAAGGGCCGAGCACGGGCGGATCGTGAGTTATTTGCAAGCACTGTCCGATCCAGCGCTTCGGGCGGATGAGGCTCGAGCCCGCGAGCAGATCCGCTACCTCGTCGGAAGCGCCGCTAAGAAAGAGGACGTTTGGGATGTCTCGCAAAAGCTCGACCGCCTTCTCACGCTAAGCCGAGAGCAGGTTAATGCGATAGAAGCAGCGCCAGTCCCAGCTGATTTCTCGTCCTTCCTGCACGAACTGCCCACGCTCGTCGACGAGATTGCGGGACTGCGGGAGGACGTAAAGGCAGTCGCCGCAAAGCAAGACGAACAACTACGCATTTTGCGAAAGCTCCAGCCTGCGCCGACCGCCGACTGGCGCATCCCCGTCCCCAGCGCCTACTTCACGGGTCAAGACAGGTACCTGGAAGACCTCAGGAAGATCCTCGACGCCGGCGAAACCGGAGGTATCACCCAGCCGACCGGCCTTCGCGGTTTTGGCGGCATCGGCAAAACCGAGCTCGCCCTCGCCTATGCCCAGCGCAACCGCGACCGGTACGACATCGGCTACTTCATCGTCGCGGAGAGCCTTTCCGCCCTCGACTTCGGGCTGGCGAAGATCGCCGATCCCAAGTTGTCCAACGAGGCCACCCAGGAGCAGATCGGGCCGCTCAAGGCCGAAGCGCTTCACAAGCTTGGCCGCACCGAGCGAGCCCTGATCGTGTTCGACAACGTCGACGAGATCGTCGGAACCGGCGAGTTCCAGCAGGTCCTCGCGGCCCTGCCCCAAGCCCATGTCCTCCTCACCTGCCGCCACCGCGGAATGGGCGACCACATCCGCGAGCTCGAAATCACGAAGATGGACGTGAGCGTCGGCGCGCTGTACGTCCTTCGCCTCGGCCTCGGAAATGAGAAGGCGGGGCCTTGGGAATGGAACGAATTTTCGGACTCGGACCGAGAGCACGCCCGCCTCATCGCAGAGGAGCTCGACGGCTTGCCGCTCGCGCTCCACCACGCGGGGAGCGCGATCCGCAGCGAAGGGTTGACCGTCGCCGAGTTCCTCGCCGACTATCGAAATAACCGGGTCCGCATCCTCGGCAACCGGGGCAAGCCGACCGCCACCACTCACCCGGACTCCGCCCAAGTCACTGTCATTCGCGCCCTCGAGAGGCTCCGAGAAAACGATCCCGCGGCCGCTGAGCTGGTCCTCTGCTGCGCCTTCCTCGCCCCGGACGCGATCTCGGAGGACCTGTTCACCAAGAAGATGGTAACGATGCGAGAGCCGTTGGCGAGCGATCTCGCCCGATTCGCGGCTATTCGATCCGCCGCCCTAGCTTCCGCGCTCATCGAGCGCGTACCCACGGATGGCCGCCTCGTCATCCACCGCGTAACTCAGGCGGTACTTCAAGACTCCGACCATGTTGACGCCGCTTCGCGACTCGGCGAGATCACGAACAACGCGGTAATCAACCTTTACCGAGCCGGCCGGTACCGAGACGCGATCGCCCATGCAGAGTTCGCCTCCAGCGAGCGCACCCGTCTACTTGGCGACACCACCCGGACACCCTCACGAGCATGA
- a CDS encoding tetratricopeptide repeat protein has protein sequence MSNLAVIYSAMGRHDDALRLQEETVAAEKVALGDRHPETLTSMNNLAETYRAMGRPDDALRLQEETLAARKVALGDRHPETLTSMNNLAETYSAMGRHDDALQLEEETLAASKIVLGDRHPDTLTSMSNLAVIYSAMGRHDDALRLQEETVAAEKVALGDRHPETLTSMNNLAETYRAMGRPDDALRLQEETLAARKVALGDRHPETLTSMSNLAMTYNTLGRQDEALILYERAVSGFEAALGKDHPNSRIVRDNFEICRARKRDRGDGG, from the coding sequence ATGAGCAACCTCGCTGTTATCTACTCGGCGATGGGAAGGCACGACGACGCGCTCCGGCTTCAGGAGGAGACGGTCGCGGCTGAAAAGGTCGCGCTAGGAGATCGGCACCCGGAAACCCTCACGAGCATGAACAACCTCGCCGAGACCTACCGGGCGATGGGGAGGCCCGACGACGCGCTCCGGCTTCAGGAGGAGACCCTCGCGGCGCGCAAGGTCGCGCTAGGAGATCGGCACCCGGAAACCCTCACGAGCATGAACAACCTCGCCGAGACCTACTCGGCGATGGGGAGGCATGACGACGCGCTCCAGCTTGAGGAGGAGACGCTCGCGGCAAGCAAGATCGTGCTCGGAGACCGGCACCCGGACACCCTCACGAGCATGAGCAACCTCGCTGTTATCTACTCGGCGATGGGAAGGCACGACGACGCGCTCCGGCTTCAGGAGGAGACGGTCGCGGCTGAAAAGGTCGCGCTAGGAGATCGGCACCCGGAAACCCTCACGAGCATGAACAACCTCGCCGAGACCTACCGGGCGATGGGGAGGCCCGACGACGCGCTCCGGCTTCAGGAGGAGACCCTCGCGGCGCGCAAGGTCGCGCTAGGAGATCGGCACCCGGAAACCCTCACGAGCATGAGCAACCTCGCCATGACCTACAATACGTTGGGCCGGCAAGACGAAGCGCTTATCCTTTACGAACGGGCCGTGTCGGGATTTGAGGCGGCGTTAGGCAAGGACCACCCGAACTCTCGAATTGTCCGAGACAACTTCGAGATATGCCGCGCCAGGAAGCGAGACCGCGGGGATGGCGGGTGA
- a CDS encoding carbohydrate kinase family protein, whose amino-acid sequence MILVFGTVCLDRIRRIPALPGPGTYVEIESETTLLGGEAANTAAALTSWGADVRLCGNPLGEGPEADYLRALLEQRSLVVEAAGEPPPRFRTPVCDIYVTPDGDRTMFGLGFSAMEPVFDPKLLPLIRGEWFTAEPNMGGVSRQAARAALGAGMKVYLMDFIRDDDPVAPGSIWQSSTDWAGFRGDVVRNTEWVRRLVDRTGCFAILSDGPNGLVAGSPELEVRAYPPFPSPPIVDTTGAGDMFRAAMLYGLSQDWPIGRSLAFAAASGSLSVRSLGATSLIASIDEINDLVSSHPGIAQQYAEAV is encoded by the coding sequence TTGATTCTCGTTTTCGGTACCGTCTGCCTCGATCGTATCCGCCGGATTCCCGCCCTACCCGGCCCCGGCACGTACGTGGAAATCGAATCTGAAACCACCTTACTGGGTGGCGAAGCCGCGAATACCGCCGCCGCGCTCACCTCCTGGGGGGCAGATGTGCGACTCTGCGGCAATCCGTTGGGCGAGGGACCCGAGGCCGACTACCTCCGAGCGCTTCTGGAGCAGCGCTCGCTCGTCGTCGAAGCCGCCGGAGAGCCGCCTCCGCGATTTCGAACGCCGGTTTGCGATATCTACGTGACGCCCGACGGCGATCGAACGATGTTCGGCCTCGGTTTCTCGGCAATGGAGCCGGTCTTCGATCCCAAGCTGTTGCCCCTGATTCGAGGGGAGTGGTTTACCGCCGAACCCAATATGGGCGGCGTGTCCCGGCAAGCCGCTCGAGCCGCGTTGGGGGCCGGGATGAAGGTCTATCTCATGGATTTCATCCGTGACGATGACCCGGTGGCGCCAGGATCTATCTGGCAATCCAGTACCGACTGGGCCGGATTCCGCGGCGACGTCGTGAGAAACACCGAGTGGGTGCGACGCCTCGTCGATCGTACCGGTTGCTTCGCAATCCTCAGCGACGGCCCGAACGGCCTCGTCGCCGGCTCGCCCGAGCTAGAGGTGCGAGCTTATCCTCCCTTCCCCTCTCCCCCAATCGTCGACACCACCGGCGCCGGCGACATGTTCCGCGCCGCCATGCTCTACGGCCTGAGCCAAGATTGGCCCATCGGCCGTTCCCTAGCCTTCGCCGCCGCCTCTGGCTCCCTAAGCGTCCGCTCCCTAGGCGCCACATCCCTCATCGCGTCAATCGACGAGATCAACGACTTAGTGTCCAGCCACCCAGGAATCGCCCAACAATACGCCGAAGCCGTCTAG
- a CDS encoding LacI family DNA-binding transcriptional regulator, whose translation MAATIKDLARKLNLSTSTISYALNNGPKPVSEEVRVRVFEAAREMGYRTNRLAQSLASRRTNTIGVVLPCTVRDVILAPFVHLALNGIVNAAEETHLDVALLTAYDRTDPTQYIDLAKDSRVDGVIYLVPRIATSMPSPGTPLAIVSSSACGVEPAFIADNAGGIREAVRHLISLGHRRIGHIRGSYRTTDGDEREDAYRAEMAAHGLPVDPRHVECGDFLAEPGAEAARKILDAPLRPTAILCANDESARGLYAVCRERGIRIPEDLSVIGFDDSATAEQLRPQLTSVRQPIEEMSFAAFLAVVAQARGEFASGRQFATGLVMRGSTAPPKENVS comes from the coding sequence ATGGCGGCGACGATCAAAGATCTGGCGAGGAAGCTGAATCTCAGCACAAGCACGATTAGCTACGCACTCAATAACGGGCCCAAGCCCGTTAGCGAAGAGGTGCGGGTTCGTGTCTTCGAGGCTGCGCGCGAAATGGGGTACCGGACGAACCGTCTGGCTCAATCGCTCGCCAGTCGGCGCACCAACACGATCGGCGTAGTCCTCCCTTGCACCGTGCGCGACGTGATCCTCGCGCCGTTTGTCCATCTCGCGCTCAACGGCATCGTCAACGCCGCCGAGGAAACCCACCTCGATGTTGCGCTCCTCACCGCTTACGATCGGACGGACCCGACCCAATATATCGATCTGGCCAAAGACTCTCGCGTCGACGGCGTGATCTACTTGGTCCCCCGAATCGCGACGTCGATGCCGTCGCCGGGAACGCCGCTCGCGATCGTAAGCTCCTCCGCTTGTGGCGTGGAGCCGGCATTTATCGCCGACAACGCCGGAGGCATCCGCGAGGCGGTGCGGCACCTCATTTCACTCGGCCACCGCCGCATCGGGCACATCCGCGGAAGCTACCGGACGACGGACGGAGATGAGCGTGAAGACGCCTACCGCGCCGAAATGGCGGCCCATGGACTCCCCGTCGACCCGCGGCATGTGGAATGCGGCGACTTCCTGGCCGAGCCGGGCGCGGAAGCGGCCCGAAAAATCCTCGACGCACCCTTAAGGCCAACCGCCATCCTTTGCGCCAACGACGAAAGCGCGCGAGGCCTATACGCCGTTTGTCGCGAAAGGGGAATCCGTATCCCAGAAGACCTTAGCGTCATCGGATTCGACGATAGCGCGACCGCCGAACAACTCCGTCCGCAGTTGACATCGGTTCGTCAGCCGATCGAAGAAATGAGCTTCGCGGCGTTCCTCGCCGTCGTAGCCCAGGCTCGGGGCGAGTTCGCTTCCGGCCGTCAATTTGCCACTGGCTTGGTTATGCGGGGGTCAACCGCACCCCCGAAGGAGAACGTATCATGA
- a CDS encoding prepilin-type N-terminal cleavage/methylation domain-containing protein, translated as MTHRRAFTLIELLVVIAIIAILAAILFPVFAQAKLAAKKTQSTSNEKQINLGLQMYENDYDDTIPQSQYGVDDFQVSWAAMIYPYIKNGTSAVNKNSGVFQAWGEDGLWKVPGFPVPQSFNYGVHLDLFPDNWGSTNPGRRTYSNSVIDAPSDKIILVEKGKTEATWGWCYFTSWEWDWTAGVGMNNGQPTNDRSEVASNFDCDGAGTAGAVWAGCGMHPRYRFNRTGNMAFADGHVKAMPKGSLKFFKNIYVAGVGDFGSQSWYPY; from the coding sequence ATGACTCATCGTAGAGCATTCACTCTCATCGAGCTGTTGGTTGTTATCGCGATTATCGCGATTCTAGCCGCCATCCTTTTCCCGGTCTTCGCCCAGGCGAAATTAGCCGCGAAAAAGACGCAGTCGACCTCAAACGAAAAGCAGATCAACCTTGGTTTGCAGATGTATGAGAACGACTACGACGACACCATCCCTCAATCACAGTACGGCGTCGACGACTTCCAAGTTAGTTGGGCCGCTATGATTTACCCTTACATCAAGAACGGTACGTCCGCCGTCAACAAGAACTCCGGCGTCTTCCAGGCCTGGGGCGAGGACGGACTCTGGAAGGTGCCCGGGTTCCCGGTCCCCCAGAGCTTCAACTACGGCGTCCACCTTGATCTCTTCCCCGATAACTGGGGTTCCACAAACCCTGGCCGCCGAACCTACTCGAACTCGGTCATCGACGCTCCTTCCGACAAGATCATTCTCGTCGAGAAGGGCAAGACCGAAGCGACCTGGGGCTGGTGCTACTTCACGAGTTGGGAGTGGGACTGGACCGCCGGCGTCGGCATGAACAACGGCCAGCCGACCAACGACCGTTCCGAGGTCGCCTCGAACTTCGACTGCGACGGCGCGGGGACGGCCGGAGCCGTGTGGGCCGGATGCGGCATGCATCCGCGCTACCGGTTCAACCGAACCGGCAACATGGCGTTTGCGGACGGACACGTAAAGGCGATGCCGAAAGGCTCGCTGAAGTTCTTCAAGAACATTTACGTTGCCGGCGTGGGCGACTTCGGCAGTCAATCCTGGTATCCGTACTAG
- a CDS encoding phytanoyl-CoA dioxygenase family protein, whose amino-acid sequence MIATDRLAAEFDAGSRDGYFVARDLFTPEEVAEIRETFMEMNANGPVEGLSEIVGGRGEYTPDDPLRFYPRMMQPHFHPELPVGPVAKKYMLDPRLRPYLRAFMGDEPVAVQSMFYFKPPMARGQELHQDNYYLRVKPGTCMAAWLAIDDADFENGGMKVVPGSQDLEIACPSQADASISFTTDFVAPPEGMSAVHVDLKAGDVLFFNGSIIHGSSPNSSATRFRRSLIFHYVPLSSEEVGKWYGIAMETFDGDKVEIQGATGSGPCGTAQPMRPH is encoded by the coding sequence ATGATCGCCACCGACCGCTTAGCCGCCGAATTCGATGCCGGGAGCCGTGACGGCTACTTCGTCGCCCGCGACCTCTTCACTCCGGAAGAGGTCGCGGAAATTCGCGAGACGTTCATGGAGATGAATGCGAACGGGCCGGTCGAAGGGCTCTCGGAGATCGTCGGCGGGCGCGGCGAGTACACGCCGGACGACCCGCTGCGCTTCTATCCGCGGATGATGCAGCCCCATTTCCATCCGGAGCTGCCGGTTGGCCCAGTGGCGAAGAAGTACATGCTGGACCCCCGGCTGCGGCCGTACCTGCGAGCATTTATGGGGGACGAGCCGGTGGCGGTTCAGAGCATGTTCTACTTCAAGCCGCCGATGGCGCGGGGGCAGGAACTGCACCAGGACAACTACTACCTGCGTGTGAAGCCGGGAACGTGCATGGCGGCGTGGCTCGCGATCGACGATGCCGACTTCGAGAACGGCGGCATGAAGGTCGTGCCCGGCTCGCAGGATCTGGAGATCGCCTGCCCGTCGCAAGCGGATGCCTCGATCTCGTTCACGACCGATTTCGTTGCCCCGCCGGAGGGGATGTCGGCGGTGCACGTGGACTTGAAGGCGGGCGACGTGCTCTTCTTCAACGGCAGCATCATCCACGGCTCATCGCCAAACAGCAGCGCGACCCGGTTCCGGCGGTCGCTGATCTTCCACTACGTGCCGCTATCCAGCGAGGAAGTGGGGAAGTGGTACGGCATCGCGATGGAGACGTTCGACGGCGACAAAGTAGAAATCCAAGGAGCCACCGGCTCCGGCCCCTGCGGTACCGCGCAGCCAATGCGTCCGCACTGA